The following coding sequences lie in one Paenibacillus durus ATCC 35681 genomic window:
- a CDS encoding RidA family protein: MSKKQVATSKAPGAIGPYSQAIIAGNWVYTSGQLGLDPATGELAGDVQAQARQSLANVQAILEEAGASLDLVVKTTVFLKDMNDFAAVNEVYSSFFKEPYPARSAVEVARLPKDGLVEIEVVARRK, encoded by the coding sequence ATGAGCAAAAAGCAGGTAGCCACGTCTAAAGCACCGGGGGCCATCGGTCCGTACAGCCAGGCCATTATCGCCGGAAATTGGGTATATACCTCCGGCCAACTGGGATTGGACCCGGCCACGGGAGAGCTCGCGGGAGACGTACAGGCCCAGGCGCGCCAGTCGCTGGCGAATGTGCAGGCCATTCTGGAAGAGGCGGGAGCTTCGCTGGACCTCGTAGTGAAGACGACGGTATTCCTGAAGGATATGAATGATTTTGCGGCTGTGAACGAGGTGTACAGCTCGTTCTTTAAGGAGCCGTATCCGGCGCGCAGCGCGGTCGAAGTCGCCCGTCTGCCCAAAGACGGACTCGTGGAGATTGAAGTGGTGGCGCGCAGAAAATAA
- a CDS encoding GTP pyrophosphokinase family protein, translated as MPALYQLALNELENKIETLKTEWEMRDGYSPIEHIKRRIKEPKSILQKLERKGYAFSFENIEKYIHDIAGMRIVCAFVKDIYRLADHLSSREDIRVLEIKDYIAHPKPNGYQSLHVIVAVPLILLEGTRWVKAEIQLRTLAMDFWASMEHILYYKFDQQLPPHVAEELKNAARAADELDKKMLRLRREILELSEGTKNNTEQK; from the coding sequence ATGCCCGCCCTTTACCAACTCGCCCTGAATGAACTGGAGAATAAGATTGAAACGCTGAAGACGGAATGGGAAATGCGGGACGGTTACAGCCCAATTGAACATATCAAGCGCCGGATCAAGGAGCCGAAGAGCATCCTGCAAAAATTGGAGCGCAAAGGCTACGCCTTCAGCTTCGAGAACATTGAAAAATATATTCACGATATCGCCGGTATGCGAATTGTATGCGCTTTTGTCAAAGACATATACCGGCTTGCCGATCATTTGAGCAGCCGGGAAGATATCCGCGTACTGGAAATCAAGGATTACATCGCCCATCCGAAGCCGAACGGGTATCAGAGCCTGCATGTGATTGTCGCTGTGCCGCTCATTCTCTTGGAAGGAACCCGTTGGGTAAAAGCCGAGATCCAGCTGCGCACGCTGGCCATGGATTTCTGGGCAAGCATGGAGCATATTCTTTACTACAAGTTCGACCAGCAGCTTCCTCCCCATGTCGCGGAAGAGCTAAAGAACGCCGCACGCGCCGCCGACGAGTTGGACAAGAAAATGCTGCGTCTGCGCAGGGAGATTCTGGAGCTGTCCGAAGGCACGAAGAATAATACGGAGCAGAAATAA
- a CDS encoding alpha/beta hydrolase, translating into MKKPPIVFIHGAFVTPASFEPLMGYFKARGFEVLAPAWPSHGQSVAELRKQQDSSELGKLGLDDLTNYFAGIIKALPEKPIIIGHSFGGLLTQLMMDRGLGLAGIAINSAGAKGVVSAAYPTTARSIFGILSKPWRKTFMMSLKEFQYAFVHTLGKAEQERAYREHVVPETTRIFFQGAAAPFASNSPFKVNFNNGSRGPLLMIAGEVDRIVPASLVRKNYSLYNQRSGAVTDYKEFPGRSHWIIAQPGWEEVADFIGQWLKEQLPAEVG; encoded by the coding sequence ATGAAAAAACCGCCGATCGTATTTATTCACGGAGCTTTTGTCACACCGGCAAGCTTTGAGCCGTTAATGGGGTATTTCAAAGCCAGAGGCTTTGAGGTATTGGCGCCGGCCTGGCCTTCCCACGGTCAGTCTGTAGCTGAACTGCGGAAGCAGCAAGATAGCTCCGAGCTGGGCAAGCTGGGCTTGGATGACCTGACAAATTATTTTGCCGGCATCATCAAGGCGCTGCCGGAGAAGCCGATTATTATCGGCCATTCCTTCGGCGGACTGCTGACGCAGCTGATGATGGACCGCGGGCTGGGGCTGGCGGGAATCGCGATTAATTCCGCGGGCGCCAAAGGAGTGGTCTCGGCCGCTTATCCGACTACGGCGCGTTCCATCTTCGGCATTCTGTCCAAGCCTTGGCGCAAGACCTTCATGATGTCTCTCAAGGAGTTCCAATACGCCTTCGTCCATACGCTAGGCAAAGCCGAGCAGGAGCGGGCTTACCGGGAGCATGTGGTGCCGGAGACGACGCGAATCTTTTTTCAGGGAGCTGCTGCCCCGTTCGCTTCGAACAGCCCGTTCAAAGTGAACTTTAACAATGGCAGCCGCGGCCCGCTGCTGATGATTGCCGGAGAAGTTGACCGGATCGTTCCCGCCAGCTTGGTTCGCAAGAATTACAGTCTCTACAATCAGCGGTCGGGAGCCGTAACGGATTACAAGGAGTTTCCCGGCCGCAGCCACTGGATTATCGCGCAGCCGGGCTGGGAAGAGGTGGCGGACTTTATCGGCCAATGGCTGAAGGAACAGCTGCCTGCTGAGGTCGGATGA
- a CDS encoding NAD(P)H-binding protein — protein MDKKAVVLGATGLVGKAVTEELLRGAWKEVRALVRRPLDIRHERLKQHVIDWERLERYGGLFEGADAVFCCLGTTIKQAGSQKNFERVDLEYPVQAAALAREAGVGQFLAVSSMGANPHSRNFYSRTKGRMEEGLSRTGFPGLHLFRPSLLLGEREEFRRGERIASWLMTRLEFLLAGKAAKYRAIKGEAVARAMVHIAAADPKGLHIYPNDVIQVLGRDFSADSEQIRGDTECLQ, from the coding sequence ATGGACAAAAAGGCAGTGGTGCTTGGCGCCACCGGGCTTGTGGGAAAGGCGGTGACGGAGGAACTTTTGCGCGGAGCTTGGAAGGAAGTAAGGGCCCTTGTGCGAAGACCGCTGGATATCCGTCATGAAAGGCTGAAGCAGCATGTGATCGACTGGGAACGGCTGGAGCGGTACGGCGGGTTGTTCGAAGGAGCGGACGCCGTATTCTGCTGCCTCGGGACGACCATTAAACAGGCCGGATCGCAGAAAAATTTCGAGCGCGTCGATCTGGAATATCCTGTGCAGGCCGCAGCGCTTGCCAGGGAAGCCGGAGTGGGACAATTCTTAGCGGTATCCTCCATGGGGGCCAATCCGCATTCGCGCAATTTTTACAGCCGGACCAAGGGCCGGATGGAAGAAGGATTAAGCCGCACGGGCTTTCCGGGGCTGCATCTGTTCCGCCCGTCTCTTCTGCTGGGAGAGAGGGAGGAATTCCGGCGGGGAGAGCGTATCGCCTCTTGGCTCATGACGAGGCTGGAGTTCCTGCTGGCTGGCAAAGCCGCAAAATACCGCGCCATCAAGGGAGAGGCCGTAGCGCGTGCCATGGTTCATATTGCGGCGGCTGATCCGAAGGGGCTGCATATCTACCCGAACGATGTCATTCAAGTGCTGGGAAGGGACTTTTCTGCGGATTCCGAACAGATCCGGGGCGATACGGAATGTTTGCAATAA
- a CDS encoding zinc ribbon domain-containing protein, with translation MNLLQRIKDGANRVSEKAQNSVEIGKLNSGISDIEREMEMEFMKMGKLFYEGYRSRDLTLAENKMIEHSRACLRLQDKIDTLRSRIAELKNERLCKCGYIVALDANFCPHCGQKLAQTAKTSVQDYYEEPESAQPDEPEAAPEQTPEEPFGYMYMESEEEELPIPLEEYAGNVQSPRSERRIADELERERERQLELDRRIRDWQSKEQEETEDDTGPREIVKCQICRADLPKGSMWCPRCGSEQI, from the coding sequence ATGAATCTGTTGCAGCGAATTAAAGACGGAGCCAACCGGGTTAGCGAAAAAGCGCAGAACTCCGTGGAGATCGGCAAGCTGAACAGCGGGATTTCCGATATTGAACGCGAAATGGAAATGGAATTTATGAAGATGGGTAAGCTCTTTTATGAGGGCTACCGTTCCAGGGATTTAACGCTGGCCGAAAATAAAATGATTGAGCACTCCCGTGCCTGCCTTAGACTTCAGGATAAAATCGATACTCTGCGCTCGCGCATCGCCGAACTCAAAAATGAGCGGCTCTGCAAATGCGGATATATTGTAGCGCTGGACGCCAACTTCTGCCCGCACTGCGGACAGAAGCTGGCACAGACCGCGAAGACTTCGGTCCAGGATTACTACGAGGAACCGGAATCGGCGCAGCCGGACGAGCCGGAGGCGGCCCCGGAACAGACACCGGAGGAGCCTTTTGGCTATATGTATATGGAGAGTGAGGAGGAAGAGCTGCCGATCCCGCTGGAGGAATACGCCGGGAACGTGCAGAGCCCGAGAAGTGAACGCCGGATCGCCGATGAACTGGAGCGGGAGCGGGAACGGCAGCTTGAGCTCGATCGGCGCATCCGGGATTGGCAGTCGAAGGAACAGGAAGAAACGGAAGACGATACCGGCCCCCGCGAGATAGTAAAATGCCAGATCTGCCGGGCGGACCTGCCCAAAGGCTCCATGTGGTGCCCGCGCTGCGGATCGGAACAGATTTAG
- a CDS encoding MFS transporter encodes MHIMRNRPEAHPPKRGRKFSTYRRNLHMATWEGVPATIFQVLLQGPFLTGFLLYLGASSGQIGFVLALTTLVNVAQIGVAFLIQRLPSRKWALVTFVGLHRLLWSSTGLVPFLFPRPFWVTAFITLYALAFIMNTAGAVLWSSVISDLVPPRVRGRYFGIRNTLLNALGSLVLYGGGVILDRYPGGHGFLILYIVVWIFSTANVIVFFFYPDVPFEKSDESKFVPMFKKPLHDGLFMKSTLFLSLWLLLQNVTVPLYSYVMLQLLHINYQTLSLLNVFQTVFMMVSFYFWGNLNAKYSNKLLLFWTLPIIAASSLLWGLLSVFPALLVLAAVHIVFGVGVGGFNQLAFNFIIGDTPKKERPMYMAMYAALTGLASFFGPLVGGKVYEWIENWPYWVQVYGMQLIVGGLMIVLIMLLGRRILKDV; translated from the coding sequence ATGCACATCATGAGAAACCGTCCCGAAGCCCATCCTCCCAAAAGAGGCCGCAAATTTTCGACGTACCGCAGGAACCTGCATATGGCCACATGGGAAGGCGTGCCTGCGACTATTTTTCAGGTGCTGCTTCAGGGGCCGTTTCTCACCGGATTTCTACTGTATCTGGGCGCCTCTTCCGGGCAGATCGGCTTTGTGCTTGCGCTTACTACGCTCGTGAATGTCGCGCAGATTGGAGTGGCTTTTCTGATTCAAAGGCTGCCCAGCCGCAAGTGGGCGCTCGTTACCTTTGTCGGCCTTCACCGGCTGCTGTGGTCATCGACCGGACTTGTCCCGTTTCTCTTTCCCCGTCCATTTTGGGTGACCGCTTTCATTACACTGTACGCCCTTGCATTTATAATGAATACCGCCGGAGCGGTGCTGTGGAGCTCGGTCATCAGCGATCTGGTCCCTCCGCGCGTGCGGGGGCGCTATTTCGGTATCCGCAACACGCTGCTGAACGCTTTGGGAAGCCTCGTCCTGTATGGCGGCGGCGTTATTCTGGACCGTTACCCGGGCGGACATGGATTTCTAATCTTGTATATTGTGGTATGGATATTTTCCACGGCCAATGTTATCGTATTTTTCTTCTATCCCGATGTGCCTTTTGAGAAATCAGACGAAAGCAAGTTTGTGCCGATGTTTAAGAAACCGCTTCACGACGGACTGTTTATGAAATCGACGCTGTTTCTTTCGCTCTGGCTGCTGCTGCAAAATGTGACCGTGCCGCTGTACTCCTATGTCATGCTGCAATTGCTGCACATCAATTACCAAACGCTTTCGCTTCTTAACGTGTTCCAGACGGTGTTCATGATGGTGAGCTTCTATTTCTGGGGCAATCTGAACGCGAAGTACAGCAACAAGCTCCTTCTCTTCTGGACACTGCCCATCATCGCGGCCTCATCGCTGCTATGGGGGCTGCTGTCAGTCTTTCCGGCGCTTCTGGTGCTGGCAGCCGTGCATATTGTGTTCGGAGTGGGAGTAGGCGGATTTAACCAGCTGGCCTTCAATTTCATTATTGGGGATACGCCGAAAAAAGAGCGACCGATGTATATGGCGATGTATGCGGCGCTTACGGGTCTCGCGTCGTTCTTCGGTCCGCTGGTCGGCGGCAAAGTATACGAGTGGATCGAAAATTGGCCGTACTGGGTACAGGTATACGGGATGCAGCTTATCGTTGGAGGGCTGATGATTGTTCTGATCATGCTGCTGGGGCGCCGTATATTGAAGGATGTCTAG
- a CDS encoding DEAD/DEAH box helicase yields MTKHLYAMWLGDVLFCFSGETSEPKVDAWTRVVKRLELGGHRPFAGAALRLAEVKYPVAKNEGRAGRRTLAGRMLEGLALSPKDAFELLLFWDEALCERQGIEPGGEMGYWAAAARFALELIATGGIAPGAAPPRTAGSRRRGGELAAETCWVPVCREPGQREAFLRFSASIPVLALGSQAMQGDEPASREEAGAAVLYSFLQAVINAEVKGVVAGMEQELLPFKANYRRGRSPLTELWWNSLLTGSRDIPVQGTPAEVTELLAEVNAAANSEIPHFGAAEEQSGQLGLGLRLEPPGEDGEIWRLSFWAEGREESGFWLPAASVWSSGDREFMLWGKRYKGIQEQLLAALGRAAELSPDISRALEFPAPTGVDLEPERLYYFLKETVQELTALGITVQLPSRWSKEGRRRIGMRLKMELPEAPSGSQPLALGMETLVSFRIEASLGDSSVSAEELSALLAAGVPFIKFRGEWIEVDPKEIRQVLRYMKRHESGEMSASDWMRLEAEEGEERLWKGMPVTGMETIGLLASLMRGDAVRNLPARPVPPELKGTLRPYQERGYQWLSAMSELGFGVCLADDMGLGKTVQVIACLLGRETAADGAAAAGRNPALILCPTSLLGNWQRELLRFSPSLSVYIHHGSRRLRGEAFREQAAGHDIVLTTYHLAGRDSEDLASVSWSSVVLDEAQYIKNYRTKQAQSVMRLKSPHRVAMTGTPVENRLGELWSIFHFLNPGYLGTFHSFRERYGSGEGVDRLRELHRLVSPFLLRRLKSDPDISKDLPEKLELKNYCTLTEHQALLYQSVVNDMLDTLGGSSGMARRGLVLSSLTKLKQICDHPQLFRKEEGRQGRNDQSGKMETMFEVLDSIAELGESALIFTQYVSMGELLVNRLAKRYGKMPLFLHGGVPKRERDEMVRSFQEGEGTAFFVLSLKAGGVGLNLTRANHVVHYDRWWNPAVENQATDRAFRIGQYKNVQVHKLICQGTLEERIDELIERKKNLSEQVVGSGENWLTEMSDHELKELIELQNQDWM; encoded by the coding sequence ATGACTAAGCATCTTTATGCAATGTGGTTAGGGGATGTTTTATTTTGCTTCTCCGGTGAGACTTCGGAACCTAAAGTAGATGCATGGACTCGCGTGGTCAAGCGGCTGGAGCTTGGCGGGCATCGTCCTTTCGCGGGCGCGGCGCTGCGTTTGGCGGAAGTAAAATATCCCGTGGCCAAAAATGAAGGCAGGGCGGGGCGGCGTACGCTTGCCGGGAGAATGCTGGAGGGACTTGCCCTGTCTCCGAAGGACGCGTTTGAGCTGCTGCTGTTCTGGGACGAGGCGCTCTGCGAACGGCAGGGCATTGAGCCCGGGGGAGAGATGGGCTACTGGGCGGCCGCGGCCCGCTTTGCGCTTGAGCTGATCGCTACGGGAGGCATCGCTCCGGGCGCCGCGCCGCCGCGAACGGCCGGCTCACGGCGGCGCGGCGGAGAGCTGGCGGCGGAGACCTGCTGGGTTCCTGTCTGCAGGGAACCGGGTCAGCGGGAAGCCTTCCTGCGATTTTCCGCCTCCATACCGGTGCTGGCGCTTGGTTCGCAAGCCATGCAGGGAGACGAACCGGCTTCCCGAGAGGAGGCCGGGGCAGCCGTGCTGTACTCCTTCCTTCAGGCTGTGATCAATGCTGAGGTCAAAGGGGTTGTGGCCGGAATGGAGCAGGAGCTCCTCCCGTTCAAGGCCAATTACCGCCGGGGGCGGTCGCCTTTGACCGAGCTGTGGTGGAACAGCCTGCTTACGGGCAGCCGCGACATCCCCGTTCAAGGCACTCCCGCCGAGGTAACGGAGCTGCTGGCGGAGGTTAACGCGGCGGCGAACAGCGAAATTCCGCACTTCGGAGCGGCTGAGGAGCAGAGCGGACAGCTTGGCCTCGGACTGAGACTGGAGCCGCCGGGAGAAGACGGTGAGATCTGGCGGCTGTCCTTCTGGGCAGAGGGGCGGGAAGAGAGCGGATTCTGGCTTCCCGCAGCCTCTGTCTGGAGCAGCGGTGATCGGGAATTTATGCTTTGGGGCAAACGCTATAAGGGAATTCAGGAACAGCTGCTTGCGGCGCTGGGGAGGGCGGCGGAATTGTCGCCGGATATTTCGCGGGCGCTCGAATTCCCCGCTCCGACCGGCGTGGATCTAGAGCCGGAACGGCTGTATTATTTCCTGAAGGAGACCGTGCAGGAACTGACCGCCCTGGGAATTACCGTCCAGCTACCGTCGCGCTGGAGCAAAGAGGGACGCCGCCGCATCGGCATGAGGCTGAAGATGGAGCTGCCGGAGGCGCCGAGCGGTTCCCAGCCGCTTGCGCTCGGCATGGAGACGCTCGTTTCCTTCAGGATCGAGGCTTCGCTTGGCGACAGTTCCGTCAGCGCGGAGGAACTAAGTGCGCTGCTGGCGGCCGGAGTGCCGTTCATCAAGTTCCGCGGGGAATGGATCGAAGTGGACCCGAAGGAGATCCGCCAGGTGCTCCGGTACATGAAGCGCCATGAGAGCGGAGAAATGTCCGCATCCGACTGGATGCGTCTTGAGGCGGAGGAAGGGGAAGAACGGCTGTGGAAGGGAATGCCCGTTACGGGCATGGAAACCATCGGTCTGCTCGCCTCGCTGATGCGGGGAGACGCTGTACGGAATCTTCCCGCGCGTCCGGTCCCTCCGGAGCTCAAGGGGACGCTGCGTCCATATCAGGAGCGCGGCTATCAATGGCTGAGCGCTATGAGTGAGCTGGGCTTTGGCGTCTGTCTCGCCGACGACATGGGTCTTGGCAAGACGGTGCAGGTGATTGCCTGTCTGCTGGGCCGTGAGACGGCCGCCGATGGTGCCGCCGCAGCCGGCCGGAATCCGGCGCTTATTCTGTGTCCGACCTCGCTGCTTGGCAACTGGCAGCGGGAGCTGCTGCGCTTCTCGCCTTCGCTGAGCGTCTACATTCATCACGGAAGCCGCAGATTACGGGGCGAAGCCTTCCGGGAGCAGGCCGCAGGGCATGATATCGTGCTGACCACGTACCATTTGGCCGGGAGGGACAGCGAGGACCTTGCCTCGGTGTCATGGTCGTCCGTTGTGCTGGACGAGGCCCAATACATCAAAAATTACCGGACCAAGCAGGCGCAGAGCGTCATGCGGCTCAAGTCGCCCCATCGGGTTGCCATGACCGGAACGCCGGTGGAGAACCGGCTCGGAGAGCTTTGGTCGATTTTTCATTTTCTGAACCCGGGCTATCTCGGAACCTTTCATTCCTTCCGCGAGCGTTACGGGAGCGGCGAAGGGGTGGACCGGCTAAGAGAGCTGCACCGGCTCGTATCGCCTTTTCTGCTGCGAAGACTGAAGAGCGACCCCGACATTTCCAAGGATCTTCCGGAGAAGCTGGAGCTGAAGAACTACTGTACGCTGACGGAGCATCAGGCGCTGTTGTATCAGAGCGTTGTGAACGATATGCTGGATACTCTCGGAGGAAGCTCGGGCATGGCGCGGCGGGGGCTGGTTCTGTCTTCGCTGACGAAGCTGAAGCAAATCTGCGATCATCCGCAGCTCTTCCGCAAGGAGGAAGGCCGTCAGGGCCGAAACGATCAGTCCGGCAAAATGGAGACCATGTTCGAGGTGCTGGACAGCATCGCGGAGCTCGGGGAGTCGGCGCTCATTTTTACCCAATATGTGTCGATGGGCGAGCTGCTGGTGAACAGACTGGCTAAGCGCTACGGCAAGATGCCGCTGTTTCTGCACGGGGGTGTTCCAAAAAGGGAACGCGACGAGATGGTCCGCTCTTTCCAAGAAGGGGAGGGGACGGCGTTCTTCGTACTGTCGCTGAAGGCAGGCGGAGTGGGGCTGAACCTGACAAGGGCCAACCATGTCGTACATTACGACCGCTGGTGGAACCCCGCAGTGGAGAATCAGGCGACGGACCGCGCGTTCCGGATCGGGCAGTATAAGAACGTGCAGGTTCACAAGCTGATCTGCCAAGGAACGCTGGAAGAGCGGATCGACGAACTCATTGAACGGAAAAAGAATCTGTCCGAGCAGGTCGTCGGTTCCGGAGAGAACTGGCTCACCGAAATGTCCGATCACGAGCTGAAGGAATTGATTGAGCTGCAGAACCAGGATTGGATGTAG
- a CDS encoding sensor histidine kinase, with product MEYIKIFFVNTAVLITLAYLANLLFKHTISRVPEQLKQVIWVIMAVFAGWLSSFFGYRLDEQVIFDLRYVPLIISAIAYPQPLLLILIGVGTGLMRFTFGINMAAAAGVLNLSILGFICAAISPWIRRSPMSMTAKGLIIILVVNFFNAVNIILFGVISLHEYVSKIMPVTFPAGVALSILFALIARDFHLERERMRQIEEANALLSEQTEELYKNRIVLEERAKQLMLASQYKSEFLANMSHELRTPLNGILNLSELIAESDDMAAREEIQAYGSLIHRSGEDLLLLINDVLDLSKVEAGKLEIVHEEVNISELPMLLYQQFEVIAKQRGLDFTVKLDDGLPETLVSDSQRMQQILRNLLSNAFKFTHQGGVSLTVRQEKRKQGARETSWIEWAVSDSGIGIAKDKQLTIFEAFQQADGTISRQYGGTGLGLSISRDLARLLGGMITLQSQEGQGSTFSLYLPTTLEDKA from the coding sequence ATGGAGTATATAAAAATATTTTTCGTTAACACGGCGGTGTTGATAACTTTGGCTTATCTGGCCAATCTGCTGTTCAAGCATACTATTTCCCGTGTTCCTGAACAGCTCAAGCAGGTAATCTGGGTTATTATGGCTGTCTTTGCAGGCTGGCTCAGCTCTTTCTTCGGTTACCGGCTGGATGAGCAGGTTATTTTCGATTTACGCTATGTTCCGCTAATTATCTCCGCTATAGCTTACCCGCAGCCTTTACTCCTGATTTTGATCGGGGTGGGGACAGGCCTGATGCGCTTTACGTTCGGCATTAATATGGCTGCAGCGGCGGGGGTGCTCAACCTCTCCATTCTGGGTTTCATTTGCGCTGCCATTTCCCCCTGGATTCGACGTTCTCCAATGTCCATGACGGCCAAGGGCCTGATTATTATTCTGGTGGTCAACTTCTTCAATGCGGTCAATATCATTCTATTCGGAGTCATCTCCTTACATGAATATGTATCAAAGATTATGCCGGTCACGTTCCCGGCGGGTGTGGCGCTCAGCATTCTGTTTGCGCTGATTGCCCGCGATTTTCATCTGGAGCGTGAACGAATGCGGCAGATCGAAGAGGCCAATGCGCTGCTCTCCGAACAGACGGAGGAACTCTATAAGAATAGAATCGTTCTGGAAGAACGAGCGAAGCAGCTTATGCTGGCCTCCCAATATAAGTCGGAATTTTTGGCCAATATGTCGCATGAACTGCGCACTCCCCTAAACGGCATTCTCAATCTGTCCGAGCTTATCGCGGAGAGCGACGATATGGCCGCCAGAGAGGAGATCCAGGCTTACGGAAGCCTTATTCACCGTTCTGGCGAAGATTTGCTTCTATTGATCAACGATGTCCTGGATTTGTCCAAGGTGGAGGCCGGCAAGCTGGAAATCGTCCATGAAGAGGTCAACATCAGCGAGCTTCCCATGCTGCTTTATCAGCAGTTTGAGGTGATCGCCAAGCAGAGAGGGCTGGATTTTACCGTTAAGCTGGATGATGGCCTGCCGGAGACGCTGGTCTCCGATTCGCAGCGGATGCAGCAAATTCTGCGCAATCTTCTCTCGAACGCATTCAAGTTCACCCATCAGGGCGGCGTTTCGCTGACGGTCCGCCAGGAGAAGCGGAAGCAGGGAGCGCGTGAAACCTCCTGGATCGAGTGGGCGGTGTCGGACAGCGGCATCGGTATCGCGAAGGACAAGCAGCTTACGATCTTCGAGGCGTTTCAGCAGGCGGACGGGACGATCAGCCGGCAGTACGGAGGAACGGGCCTTGGCTTGTCCATCAGCCGCGATCTTGCCCGGCTTCTTGGCGGGATGATTACGCTGCAGAGCCAGGAGGGCCAGGGCAGCACGTTCTCTCTGTACCTGCCGACAACCCTAGAAGACAAGGCATAA
- a CDS encoding TetR/AcrR family transcriptional regulator — MNRSDHIINVANRLILEKGYSAFSYADVAAEIGIQKASIHYHFPSKANLVQNVVGRYRQEVRANLSKLDSLTDDPREKLEQYLSYWESSLRSKATDICLCAQLASEIPILPEEVTREIRGHFRDLTDWLARLLRDAAAKNRFAGGEAPIEETAHSILACIHGGLLASRAFNDPRQFSMVKNRLVPLITPETAIAK, encoded by the coding sequence ATGAACCGGTCCGATCATATAATAAACGTTGCAAACCGCCTGATATTAGAGAAAGGGTACAGTGCTTTCAGCTATGCGGATGTAGCTGCCGAGATTGGTATCCAGAAGGCGAGCATTCACTATCACTTCCCCTCCAAAGCCAACTTGGTGCAAAATGTGGTGGGCAGATACCGGCAGGAAGTTCGGGCAAATCTGTCAAAGCTCGATTCGCTGACCGATGATCCGCGGGAGAAGCTTGAACAGTACTTGTCATATTGGGAGTCGTCCTTGCGGAGCAAGGCTACGGATATTTGCCTTTGTGCGCAGCTCGCTTCCGAGATTCCGATTCTGCCCGAAGAGGTTACCCGCGAGATTCGGGGTCATTTCCGGGATTTAACGGATTGGCTGGCACGGCTGCTGCGGGATGCGGCTGCCAAAAACCGGTTTGCCGGAGGGGAAGCTCCCATTGAGGAAACCGCTCATTCCATTCTGGCTTGTATACACGGCGGGCTGCTGGCTTCAAGGGCATTTAACGATCCACGGCAGTTCAGTATGGTGAAGAATCGCCTGGTGCCATTGATTACACCGGAGACAGCGATAGCGAAATAA
- a CDS encoding TrmB family transcriptional regulator, with product MEQLLLHLRSLGFTEMESKIMVELAAIGQSSGYEVAKRLGVSRSNVYAALQRLTQQGYVRCGDGEPARYSVLAPEELAKMISGRVQASLSFVENEMPRGGSVSTTFYNVEGERNVMDALIRQLNAAEHEIVVDVWREEASLLRSELEQAERRGVRLLWAFDGGNAASPYLQWPLLGEREEAEGRKFSFVVDRRWCMLGMRGGEGDGTVQAVVTEHRALVELLLGHFTQEMVLFELEQDMGPELERRYGHRYGSIYRKYIGSDEEDEEDLMEIQTPGNTRDGS from the coding sequence ATGGAACAATTGCTGCTGCATCTGCGCAGTCTGGGCTTTACGGAAATGGAGTCCAAAATTATGGTGGAGCTGGCGGCGATCGGACAATCTTCAGGATATGAGGTGGCGAAGCGGCTTGGCGTCTCCAGGTCGAATGTGTATGCCGCGCTCCAGCGCCTGACCCAGCAGGGTTATGTACGCTGCGGCGACGGGGAGCCTGCGCGGTACAGCGTTCTGGCCCCGGAAGAGCTGGCAAAGATGATTTCCGGCCGGGTTCAGGCGTCGCTGTCCTTCGTCGAGAACGAAATGCCGCGCGGCGGTTCGGTCAGCACTACCTTTTATAATGTGGAAGGCGAACGCAATGTGATGGATGCGCTGATCCGTCAGCTGAATGCGGCGGAACATGAGATCGTCGTCGATGTGTGGCGGGAGGAAGCCTCGCTGCTGCGCAGCGAGCTGGAACAAGCCGAGCGCCGTGGCGTGCGGCTGCTCTGGGCGTTCGATGGCGGCAATGCCGCAAGCCCTTATCTTCAGTGGCCGCTTCTTGGAGAGCGGGAGGAAGCCGAAGGACGGAAGTTCTCCTTTGTGGTCGACCGCAGATGGTGTATGCTCGGCATGCGCGGCGGCGAAGGAGATGGAACGGTTCAGGCGGTCGTTACGGAGCACCGGGCGCTGGTGGAGCTCCTGCTGGGCCATTTTACTCAGGAAATGGTGCTGTTTGAGCTGGAACAGGATATGGGGCCCGAATTGGAGCGGCGCTACGGCCACCGCTACGGGAGCATATACCGCAAATACATCGGAAGTGACGAAGAAGACGAAGAGGACCTTATGGAGATCCAAACTCCGGGGAACACTCGGGATGGCAGCTAG